A genomic segment from Streptomyces sp. NBC_00459 encodes:
- a CDS encoding AraC family transcriptional regulator produces MDPMGLTSTDPLTDLLNGVRTSGAVFDQSALSGSWATRFEDGSPLALAVLVHGAAWITPQDGDPVRIGPGDVAVLCGGAPYVIADALDTEPDVVVHRGGRRTTPQGDELAGPRVPGVDPRDTEVADGTLLLNAVYTVDSGTPDRLLAALPPLAVVEAHVGVCPVGWAVFEEITREEPGQQVLLDRTLDLMLITALRAWFTRPGAQVPAWYRAHSDPVVGPVLRMLQSDPAHPWTLPALAAKTGVSRANLARRFTALVGQPPMTYLRERRLALAADLLRKPDATLAAVATHVGFSNAFALSAAFKREHGVSPSEYRASVG; encoded by the coding sequence ATGGATCCCATGGGACTGACCAGCACGGATCCGCTGACGGACCTCCTGAACGGGGTACGGACCAGTGGCGCCGTCTTCGATCAGTCCGCCCTGAGCGGCTCCTGGGCGACACGCTTCGAGGACGGCTCGCCGCTGGCCCTCGCCGTCCTCGTGCACGGCGCCGCCTGGATCACTCCTCAAGACGGCGACCCGGTCCGGATCGGCCCCGGGGATGTCGCCGTACTGTGCGGCGGCGCACCGTACGTGATCGCGGACGCCCTGGACACCGAACCGGATGTGGTGGTCCATCGCGGGGGCCGCCGCACGACCCCGCAGGGCGACGAACTGGCCGGCCCCCGTGTCCCGGGCGTCGACCCCCGGGACACGGAAGTCGCTGACGGCACGCTGCTGTTGAACGCTGTGTACACCGTGGACAGCGGTACCCCGGACCGGCTGCTCGCCGCGCTGCCGCCCCTGGCCGTCGTCGAGGCGCACGTGGGTGTCTGCCCGGTCGGTTGGGCAGTGTTCGAGGAGATCACCCGCGAGGAGCCCGGTCAGCAGGTCCTCCTGGACCGGACACTGGACCTGATGCTCATCACGGCCCTGCGTGCCTGGTTCACCCGCCCCGGCGCCCAGGTCCCCGCCTGGTACCGGGCGCACAGCGACCCCGTCGTCGGCCCCGTCCTACGGATGCTGCAGAGCGACCCCGCCCACCCGTGGACCCTGCCGGCCCTGGCGGCGAAGACCGGTGTGTCCCGGGCCAACCTGGCCCGCCGCTTCACGGCCCTCGTCGGACAACCGCCCATGACCTATCTGAGGGAACGCCGCCTCGCCCTGGCCGCCGACCTCCTGCGCAAGCCCGACGCCACGCTCGCCGCGGTGGCGACCCACGTCGGCTTCTCGAACGCCTTCGCTCTCAGCGCCGCGTTCAAAAGGGAGCACGGCGTCAGCCCGAGCGAGTACAGAGCGAGCGTCGGGTGA
- a CDS encoding class I SAM-dependent RNA methyltransferase codes for MQAEPKKSLAGQEYEVEVGPVAHGGHCVARTDDGQVLFVRHTLPGERVVARVTEGEEGARFLRADAVEVLTASKDRVEAPCPYAGPGRCGGCDWQHAKPGAQRRLKGEVITEQLQRLAGLTPEEAGWDGTVMPAEGDKLPPGEVPQWRTRVQYAVDADGNAGLRRHRSHEVEPIEHCMIAAPGVSELGIEERDWSGMESVDVIAATGSQDRMVILEPKPGARLPLVELDKPVSVMRVEEHDGGIHRVHGRAFVRERADGRTHRVGSGGFWQVHPAAADVLTKAVMQGLLPRKGDMALDLYCGVGLFAGALADRIGDKGAVLGIESGKRAVEDARHNLAAFERVRIEQGKVEAVLPRTGITEVDLIVLDPPRAGAGRKTVEQLVKLGARKIAYVACDPAALARDLGYFRDGGYRVRTLRAFDLFPMTHHVECVAILEPVAKGA; via the coding sequence ATGCAGGCAGAACCGAAGAAATCGCTGGCGGGGCAGGAGTACGAGGTCGAGGTCGGTCCTGTCGCCCATGGCGGCCACTGTGTCGCCCGTACGGACGACGGCCAGGTGCTCTTCGTCCGGCACACGCTGCCCGGTGAGCGCGTCGTGGCCAGGGTGACCGAGGGAGAGGAAGGCGCGCGGTTCCTGCGCGCCGACGCGGTGGAGGTGCTGACGGCGTCCAAGGACCGGGTCGAGGCCCCCTGTCCGTACGCCGGCCCCGGCCGCTGCGGCGGCTGCGACTGGCAGCACGCCAAGCCGGGCGCCCAGCGCCGCCTCAAGGGCGAGGTCATCACCGAACAGCTGCAGCGGCTCGCCGGCCTGACCCCGGAGGAGGCCGGCTGGGACGGCACGGTGATGCCGGCCGAGGGCGACAAGCTGCCGCCCGGCGAAGTCCCCCAGTGGCGTACGAGGGTTCAGTACGCGGTGGACGCGGACGGCAACGCCGGGCTGCGGCGGCACCGTTCGCACGAGGTCGAGCCGATCGAGCACTGCATGATCGCGGCGCCGGGCGTCAGCGAGCTGGGCATCGAGGAGCGTGACTGGTCCGGCATGGAGTCCGTCGACGTGATCGCCGCGACCGGATCGCAGGACCGCATGGTCATCCTGGAGCCGAAGCCGGGCGCCCGTCTGCCCCTGGTCGAGCTCGACAAGCCCGTCTCCGTCATGCGGGTAGAGGAGCACGACGGCGGCATCCACCGCGTCCACGGCCGCGCCTTCGTCCGCGAGCGCGCCGACGGCCGTACGCACCGGGTCGGCAGCGGCGGCTTCTGGCAGGTCCACCCGGCGGCGGCGGACGTGCTGACGAAGGCGGTCATGCAGGGCCTGCTCCCGCGCAAGGGAGACATGGCCCTCGACCTCTACTGTGGCGTCGGCCTCTTCGCGGGCGCCCTCGCCGACCGGATCGGCGACAAGGGCGCGGTCCTCGGCATCGAGTCGGGCAAGCGCGCGGTCGAGGACGCCCGGCACAACCTCGCCGCCTTCGAACGCGTACGCATCGAACAGGGCAAGGTCGAGGCGGTTCTGCCGCGCACGGGCATCACCGAGGTGGATCTGATCGTCCTGGACCCGCCGCGGGCGGGGGCCGGCCGGAAGACGGTCGAGCAGTTGGTGAAACTGGGGGCGCGGAAGATCGCGTATGTGGCTTGCGACCCGGCGGCGCTGGCCCGGGACCTGGGGTACTTCCGGGACGGGGGGTATCGGGTGCGGACGCTGCGGGCCTTCGATCTGTTTCCGATGACTCATCATGTGGAGTGCGTGGCGATTCTTGAGCCTGTCGCCAAGGGCGCCTGA
- a CDS encoding NmrA family NAD(P)-binding protein, whose amino-acid sequence MSDEMILVTGATGKTGRRVARLLQKRGVTVRAASRSGTPSFDWTDRSTWEPALRGVTGVYLVHPGLGSPQAAEDIAAFVRRAAAAGARHMVLLSTPSDAWGPAQEHVLAAERALEHAGAEWTVLRVRWFFQNFSEDFLLDPVLSGELRLPTGDGKEAFIDAEDIAEVAVAALTEAGHAGWHYELSGPRLMTFGETIAEIARATGRDLRYVPLTPEAYVDEQRAQGVPEEWVQLTVGMYDYVRSGGLASVGDGVQRALGRAPRDFSEYADAAARQGVWNI is encoded by the coding sequence ATGAGCGACGAGATGATCCTGGTGACAGGGGCCACGGGCAAGACCGGCCGCAGGGTGGCGCGGCTGCTTCAGAAGCGGGGTGTGACGGTTCGCGCGGCGTCCCGTTCCGGCACGCCGTCCTTCGACTGGACGGACCGCTCCACCTGGGAGCCGGCCCTGCGGGGCGTGACGGGGGTGTACCTGGTGCACCCGGGGCTGGGCAGCCCGCAGGCCGCGGAGGACATCGCCGCGTTCGTGCGGCGGGCCGCGGCCGCCGGAGCCCGGCACATGGTGTTGCTGTCGACGCCCTCCGATGCCTGGGGTCCTGCTCAGGAGCATGTCCTGGCCGCGGAGCGGGCGTTGGAGCACGCGGGCGCGGAGTGGACGGTGCTGCGGGTGCGGTGGTTCTTCCAGAACTTCAGCGAGGACTTCTTGCTCGACCCCGTGTTGAGCGGCGAGCTCAGGTTGCCGACAGGGGACGGCAAGGAGGCGTTCATCGACGCAGAGGACATCGCCGAGGTGGCGGTCGCCGCCCTCACGGAGGCGGGACACGCAGGATGGCACTACGAGCTCAGTGGTCCCCGGCTGATGACATTCGGGGAGACGATCGCGGAGATCGCCCGGGCCACCGGCCGCGACCTCCGCTATGTGCCGTTGACGCCGGAGGCGTACGTGGACGAGCAGCGGGCACAGGGTGTGCCCGAGGAGTGGGTGCAGTTGACGGTCGGCATGTACGACTACGTCCGCTCAGGCGGCCTGGCCTCGGTCGGCGACGGTGTCCAGCGGGCTCTGGGCCGGGCTCCCCGTGACTTCTCCGAGTACGCCGACGCCGCCGCCCGGCAAGGCGTCTGGAACATCTGA
- a CDS encoding potassium channel family protein produces the protein MRVAIAGAGAVGRSIAGELLENGHEILLIDKAPTAISVERVPQAEWLLADACEITSLDEAALQRCNVVIAATGDDKVNLVVSLLAKTEYGVPRVVARVNNPKNEWLFNESWGVDVAVSTPRLMSALVEEAVSVGDLVRLLRFSHGDANLVELTLPPESALAGIQVGDVEWPEDTSLVTIIRGTRVLTPSREDSLEPGDELLFVAAQAREEQLEDLLSVRKEEAPS, from the coding sequence ATGAGGGTCGCCATTGCCGGTGCCGGTGCCGTCGGCCGCTCGATCGCGGGCGAGCTGCTGGAGAACGGTCACGAGATCCTGCTGATCGACAAGGCCCCCACGGCCATCTCGGTCGAACGAGTCCCCCAGGCGGAGTGGCTGCTGGCCGACGCCTGCGAGATCACGTCCTTGGACGAGGCGGCGTTGCAGCGATGCAACGTCGTGATCGCCGCGACGGGCGACGACAAGGTGAACCTGGTCGTTTCCCTGCTCGCGAAGACGGAGTACGGCGTTCCGCGCGTCGTCGCCCGGGTCAACAACCCCAAGAACGAGTGGCTGTTCAACGAGTCCTGGGGTGTGGACGTGGCGGTCTCCACCCCCCGCCTGATGTCGGCCCTGGTCGAGGAGGCGGTGAGCGTCGGCGACCTGGTACGCCTGCTCCGCTTCAGCCACGGCGACGCGAACCTGGTCGAACTGACCCTCCCCCCGGAGTCCGCGCTGGCCGGTATTCAGGTCGGCGACGTGGAGTGGCCGGAGGACACGTCCCTGGTGACGATCATCCGCGGCACCCGGGTCCTCACCCCGTCCCGGGAGGACTCACTGGAACCCGGCGACGAACTCCTGTTCGTAGCCGCCCAGGCCAGGGAGGAACAGCTGGAGGACCTCCTGTCGGTACGCAAGGAGGAAGCCCCGAGCTGA
- a CDS encoding TIGR01777 family oxidoreductase has protein sequence MKVVIPGGTGQVGGILNRALTAAGHDVTVLTRRPTGDREIGWDGETLGAWAEAVDGSDVVINLAGRSVSCRYTPANLRAMMDSRVHSARVVGEAIAGAARPPRLWLQMSTATVYAHRFDAPNDEATGVIGGAEPGVPDYWAYSVDIARAWERAQDQAATPATRKVALRTAMVMSPDRDGVLDVLLRLARLGLGGPVAGGAQYVSWIHDHDFVRAVEFLADRDDLAGPVNLAAPHPVPQRAFMHALRDAWGVPVGLPATRWMAELGAFALRSDTELLLKSRRVVPGRLLDAGFTFEHAEWPEAATDLVRRVRDRAGTGGARARLSAMRSAGR, from the coding sequence GTGAAGGTAGTCATACCCGGTGGAACCGGTCAGGTGGGTGGCATCCTGAACCGTGCTCTCACCGCTGCGGGTCACGACGTCACCGTCCTGACCCGGCGCCCGACGGGCGACCGTGAGATCGGCTGGGACGGCGAGACCCTGGGCGCCTGGGCCGAGGCGGTCGACGGCAGCGACGTCGTGATCAACCTGGCGGGCCGCAGCGTCAGCTGCCGCTACACGCCCGCCAATCTGCGGGCCATGATGGACTCGCGGGTGCACTCCGCCCGGGTCGTCGGCGAGGCGATCGCGGGCGCCGCGCGGCCTCCCCGGCTCTGGCTCCAGATGAGCACCGCCACCGTGTACGCCCACCGCTTCGACGCCCCGAACGACGAGGCGACCGGCGTCATCGGCGGCGCCGAACCCGGCGTACCGGACTACTGGGCCTACAGCGTCGACATCGCCAGGGCCTGGGAGAGGGCCCAGGACCAGGCGGCGACGCCCGCCACACGCAAGGTCGCCCTGCGGACCGCCATGGTGATGAGCCCGGACCGCGACGGTGTCCTCGACGTCCTGCTCCGGCTGGCCCGGCTCGGCCTCGGCGGCCCGGTCGCGGGCGGCGCGCAGTACGTGTCCTGGATCCACGACCACGACTTCGTACGCGCCGTCGAGTTCCTGGCCGACCGGGACGACCTCGCCGGACCGGTGAACCTCGCCGCTCCCCACCCCGTCCCGCAGCGCGCGTTCATGCACGCGCTGCGGGACGCGTGGGGCGTTCCGGTGGGCCTGCCCGCGACGCGGTGGATGGCGGAACTGGGCGCGTTCGCGCTCCGCTCGGACACCGAACTCCTGCTGAAGAGCCGCCGTGTCGTCCCGGGCCGGCTGCTCGACGCGGGCTTCACCTTCGAACACGCCGAGTGGCCCGAGGCCGCCACCGACCTCGTGCGCCGGGTGCGCGACAGGGCGGGGACGGGCGGCGCCCGGGCCCGGTTGTCGGCCATGAGGTCGGCGGGTCGGTGA
- a CDS encoding alpha/beta hydrolase, with the protein MTSRLPRRSVLGGMIGGVALAASGTGAGSALAARRTPGATGQAARRPEPYVPVAVGAGGGPTGTDRVHVLKVGPDTAATVLVLVPGMFGAANDFRLLARDLVAAVPGLQVWALDRREENLADRSGFAGPDPLAHYLDGHYRTQDPAASPFAAHWGLPLMLADLRAVVRSAGRGGRRVVLGGHSWGATTALAYAAWDFDGCPGYRDLAGLVAVDGGVLGAFDGTGDPVHDSPEEVRERLAAIDAGAVFDLTLSGVGLGSRAESTQIWYQLAGHYALHDPDGPSVLQPRLPDALRLPYTVTNAGLLGFFVDAGFGWPNAITVHSGHLADSGDVRGWVDAGITPIGRVAAAYAGPVPAVWEWYWPARLSVDLDVTDAYTDSALARSLGLRLHHADRLDVPLYAFGTSYAKGTIEEAARRVVTGSRIPYAAYETDTGMNHLDPLFAAPAHNTLTRTLAEFLTGPGAR; encoded by the coding sequence ATGACGAGCCGTCTGCCGCGCCGTTCGGTGCTGGGTGGAATGATCGGCGGTGTGGCGCTGGCCGCGTCCGGCACGGGGGCCGGATCCGCACTGGCCGCACGACGCACACCGGGCGCCACCGGACAAGCCGCCCGCCGCCCGGAGCCGTACGTGCCGGTGGCCGTGGGCGCCGGCGGCGGGCCCACCGGGACGGACCGGGTGCATGTCCTCAAGGTCGGGCCCGACACGGCGGCGACCGTCCTCGTGCTGGTGCCCGGCATGTTCGGGGCCGCGAACGACTTCCGGCTGCTGGCCCGTGACCTGGTCGCGGCCGTGCCCGGGTTGCAGGTGTGGGCCCTCGACCGGCGGGAGGAGAACCTCGCCGACCGGTCGGGATTCGCGGGCCCGGACCCCCTCGCCCACTACCTCGACGGCCACTACCGCACCCAGGACCCGGCCGCCTCCCCCTTCGCCGCGCACTGGGGCCTGCCCCTGATGCTCGCCGATCTCCGGGCCGTCGTCCGGTCGGCGGGGCGCGGTGGCCGGCGCGTGGTGCTCGGCGGGCACTCGTGGGGTGCGACGACCGCGCTGGCGTACGCGGCCTGGGACTTCGACGGCTGCCCCGGATACCGGGACCTCGCCGGGCTGGTGGCCGTCGACGGCGGGGTGCTCGGGGCCTTCGACGGGACGGGCGACCCGGTCCACGACTCGCCGGAGGAGGTACGGGAGCGGCTGGCGGCCATCGACGCCGGGGCGGTCTTCGACCTGACCCTGAGCGGCGTGGGCCTTGGCAGCCGCGCTGAGAGCACCCAGATCTGGTACCAGCTCGCCGGTCACTACGCGCTCCACGACCCCGACGGCCCCTCGGTCCTCCAGCCCCGCCTGCCCGACGCCCTGCGCCTGCCGTACACCGTCACCAACGCGGGCCTGCTGGGCTTCTTCGTGGACGCGGGCTTCGGCTGGCCGAACGCCATCACCGTGCACTCCGGACACCTCGCCGACAGCGGGGACGTACGCGGCTGGGTCGACGCCGGCATCACACCGATAGGCCGGGTCGCGGCGGCGTACGCCGGTCCGGTGCCAGCCGTGTGGGAGTGGTACTGGCCGGCCCGGCTCTCCGTCGACCTGGACGTCACGGACGCCTACACCGACTCGGCGCTCGCCCGCTCCCTGGGCCTGCGCCTGCACCACGCCGACCGTCTCGACGTACCCCTGTACGCCTTCGGGACGAGCTACGCCAAGGGCACGATCGAGGAGGCGGCGCGCAGGGTAGTGACCGGCTCCCGTATCCCGTACGCCGCATACGAGACCGACACCGGTATGAACCACCTCGACCCGCTCTTCGCGGCCCCGGCCCACAACACCCTGACCCGCACACTCGCGGAGTTCCTGACGGGGCCGGGGGCGCGCTGA
- a CDS encoding potassium channel family protein produces MHIVIMGCGRVGSALAQTLEQQGHTVAVIDQDPTAFRRLGSGFGGRRVTGVGFDQDTLREAGIEDAGAFAAVSSGDNSNIIAARVAREMFGIENVAARIYDPRRAEVYQRLGIPTVATVRWTADQMLRRLLPSGAEPLWRDPTGGVQLAEVHASSAWVGHKISRMQDETGVRVAFLTRLGEAVLPTSQTVLQEGDLVHVMMRTDDVEKVEASFAEGPEEEAGH; encoded by the coding sequence GTGCACATCGTCATCATGGGCTGCGGCAGAGTGGGTTCCGCTCTCGCGCAGACCCTGGAGCAACAGGGGCACACGGTCGCCGTGATCGACCAGGACCCCACCGCCTTCCGACGACTGGGCTCCGGGTTCGGCGGCCGTCGTGTCACCGGAGTCGGCTTCGACCAGGACACCCTTCGCGAGGCCGGCATCGAGGACGCCGGCGCGTTCGCCGCCGTCTCCAGCGGTGACAACTCGAACATCATCGCCGCCCGGGTGGCCCGCGAGATGTTCGGCATCGAGAACGTCGCGGCCCGCATCTACGACCCCCGCCGCGCCGAGGTCTACCAGCGCCTGGGCATCCCGACCGTCGCCACGGTCCGCTGGACGGCCGACCAGATGCTACGCCGGCTGCTGCCGTCCGGTGCGGAGCCGCTGTGGCGCGATCCCACGGGTGGCGTCCAGCTCGCCGAGGTGCACGCGTCGTCGGCCTGGGTGGGCCACAAGATCAGCAGGATGCAGGACGAGACCGGTGTGCGCGTCGCCTTCCTCACCCGGCTGGGCGAGGCGGTCCTGCCCACCTCGCAGACGGTGCTCCAGGAGGGCGACCTGGTGCACGTGATGATGCGTACGGACGACGTCGAGAAGGTCGAGGCGTCGTTCGCCGAAGGCCCCGAAGAGGAGGCCGGTCACTGA
- a CDS encoding APC family permease has translation MSKLTDVPKRILIGRALRSDRLGETLLPKRIALPVFASDPLSSVAYAPGEVLLVLSIAGVSAYHFSPWIALAVVVLMFTVVASYRQNVHAYPSGGGDYEVANTNLGPKAGLTVASALLVDYVLTVAVSISSGIENLGSAVPFVVEHKVFCAVAVIVLLTLMNLRGVKESGKLFAIPTYVFVAGVFIMIAWGAFRGLVLGDHMRAPTAGYEIKAEHQGLAGFALVFLLLRAFSSGCAALTGVEAISNGVPAFRKPKSKNAATTLAAMGLLAVTMFCGIIVLAMTTKVRMAENPAHDLLDKGVEVGSGYVQNPVISQVAEAVFGDGSFFFILLAAATALVLFLAANTAYNGFPLLGSILAQDRYLPRQLHTRGDRLAFSNGIVLLAGAAVLLVWIYGADSTRLIQLYIVGVFVSFTLSQTGMVRHWNRHLATEKDQMKRRRMVRSRAINTFGAFFTGLVLVVVLGTKFTHGAWVALLGMVIFYAVMTAIRKHYDRVSEEIAAPEGPSDDSVRPSRVHSVVLISKIHRPTLRALAYAKLMRSDTLEALSVNVDPAETKALQEEWERRGITVPLKVLDSPYREITRPVIEYVKGLRRESPRDAVSVIIPEYVVGHWYEQLLHNQSALRLKGRLLFTPGVMVTSVPYQLQSSEVAKKRARKRQDWNAPGSVRRGPAEERTQEPSAKS, from the coding sequence GTGTCCAAACTGACCGACGTGCCCAAACGGATCCTGATCGGGCGCGCACTGCGCAGTGATCGGCTCGGCGAAACGCTCCTGCCGAAGCGCATCGCTCTCCCCGTCTTCGCCTCCGACCCGCTCTCCTCCGTTGCCTACGCTCCCGGGGAAGTGCTGCTGGTCCTGTCGATCGCGGGCGTGTCGGCGTACCACTTCAGCCCGTGGATCGCACTCGCTGTCGTCGTACTGATGTTCACTGTGGTCGCCTCCTACCGGCAGAACGTGCACGCGTACCCGAGCGGCGGCGGCGACTACGAGGTGGCGAACACCAACCTCGGTCCCAAGGCCGGCCTCACGGTCGCCAGCGCGCTGCTCGTCGACTACGTCCTGACCGTCGCCGTGTCGATCTCCTCGGGCATCGAGAACCTCGGTTCCGCCGTCCCCTTCGTCGTCGAGCACAAGGTGTTCTGCGCGGTCGCCGTCATCGTGCTGCTGACGCTGATGAACCTGCGGGGCGTCAAGGAGTCCGGGAAGCTGTTCGCGATTCCGACGTACGTGTTCGTCGCGGGCGTCTTCATCATGATCGCGTGGGGCGCCTTCCGCGGCCTGGTGCTGGGCGATCACATGCGCGCGCCGACGGCCGGCTACGAGATCAAGGCAGAACATCAGGGACTGGCCGGGTTCGCACTCGTGTTCCTGCTGCTGCGGGCCTTCTCCTCCGGCTGTGCCGCGCTCACCGGTGTCGAGGCCATCTCCAACGGTGTACCGGCCTTCCGCAAGCCCAAGTCCAAGAACGCGGCGACCACGCTCGCGGCGATGGGTCTCCTCGCCGTCACCATGTTCTGCGGGATCATCGTGCTGGCCATGACCACCAAGGTGCGGATGGCCGAGAACCCCGCGCACGACCTGCTGGACAAGGGAGTCGAGGTCGGCTCCGGCTACGTCCAGAACCCGGTGATCTCACAGGTCGCGGAGGCCGTGTTCGGCGACGGCAGTTTCTTCTTCATCCTGCTGGCCGCCGCCACCGCGCTGGTGCTCTTCCTGGCCGCCAACACCGCGTACAACGGCTTCCCGCTGCTCGGCTCGATCCTCGCGCAGGACCGCTATCTCCCGCGCCAGCTGCACACGCGCGGCGACCGGCTCGCCTTCTCCAACGGCATCGTGCTGCTCGCCGGCGCGGCCGTCCTGCTGGTGTGGATCTACGGAGCGGACTCGACCCGCCTCATCCAGCTGTACATCGTCGGCGTGTTCGTGTCCTTCACGCTCAGCCAGACCGGCATGGTCCGGCACTGGAACCGGCACCTGGCCACCGAGAAGGACCAGATGAAGCGCCGGCGCATGGTCCGCTCCCGCGCCATCAACACCTTCGGCGCCTTCTTCACCGGGCTGGTGCTGGTCGTCGTACTGGGTACGAAGTTCACGCACGGCGCCTGGGTGGCGCTGCTCGGCATGGTGATCTTCTACGCGGTGATGACGGCGATCCGCAAGCACTACGACCGGGTCTCCGAGGAGATCGCCGCCCCGGAGGGCCCGAGCGACGACAGCGTACGGCCGTCCCGGGTGCACTCGGTCGTTCTGATCTCGAAGATCCACCGGCCCACGCTGCGCGCGCTCGCGTATGCGAAACTGATGCGCTCCGACACGCTGGAGGCGCTCAGCGTCAACGTCGATCCGGCGGAGACGAAGGCGCTGCAGGAGGAGTGGGAGCGCCGGGGGATCACCGTCCCGCTGAAGGTGCTCGACTCGCCGTACCGGGAGATCACCCGACCGGTGATCGAGTACGTGAAGGGGCTGCGCCGGGAGTCGCCGCGCGACGCCGTGTCCGTGATCATCCCGGAGTACGTGGTCGGCCACTGGTACGAGCAGCTGCTGCACAACCAGAGCGCGCTGCGGCTCAAGGGGCGCCTGCTGTTCACCCCGGGCGTCATGGTGACGTCGGTGCCCTACCAGCTCCAGTCGTCCGAGGTGGCCAAGAAGCGGGCCCGGAAGCGGCAGGACTGGAACGCGCCCGGATCCGTCCGGCGCGGGCCCGCCGAGGAGCGGACGCAGGAACCGAGCGCGAAGAGCTGA
- a CDS encoding Ppx/GppA phosphatase family protein, with amino-acid sequence MRQAGVLDVGCHSALLTVVRRRPGAVLEPVFSRKVRLSLHETLDRKGRLDKAGMKSVERAVAEAVAADPRPRGPEVFAFATSVIRDAPNRDEVIARVARATGTRLRVLTGEEEARLAYVAARQWAGPAAGQLLVLDIGGGTLEIAAGTGDQPRVVHSLPLGARRITRDWLPGGTVPSRRCLTEVLQHLRRSLEAVPGLPQAEPGGRVLASSKTFEQLARLAAAQSRTPRTRRRLTLPQLRRAASLLADASPSHRAKLPGISRHRAEQSLAGALIAQSLMEACGAKSVEICPWSTREGLLLEHLGVAPTPVGRPRLAG; translated from the coding sequence ATGCGGCAGGCGGGTGTGCTCGATGTCGGGTGCCACAGTGCTCTGCTGACGGTGGTCAGGCGCCGTCCGGGTGCGGTGCTGGAGCCGGTGTTCTCCCGCAAGGTTCGGCTGAGTCTGCACGAGACCCTCGATCGCAAGGGGCGTCTGGACAAGGCCGGTATGAAGAGTGTCGAGCGGGCCGTGGCCGAGGCCGTCGCCGCCGATCCGCGTCCGCGTGGACCGGAAGTCTTCGCGTTCGCGACCTCCGTCATCCGGGACGCGCCCAACCGTGACGAGGTCATCGCGCGAGTGGCACGCGCCACCGGTACCCGGCTGCGCGTGCTGACCGGCGAGGAGGAGGCGCGGTTGGCCTACGTGGCGGCGCGCCAGTGGGCCGGACCGGCGGCCGGGCAGTTGCTGGTCCTGGACATCGGCGGTGGCACCCTGGAGATCGCCGCCGGCACCGGAGACCAACCCCGCGTCGTTCACTCGCTCCCGCTGGGCGCCCGCAGGATCACCCGGGACTGGCTTCCCGGCGGCACAGTGCCGTCCCGACGTTGCCTGACGGAGGTGCTGCAGCATCTCCGCAGGTCCCTGGAAGCCGTCCCCGGCCTGCCGCAGGCCGAGCCGGGAGGGCGGGTGCTGGCCTCCTCCAAGACCTTCGAGCAACTCGCCCGGCTCGCCGCCGCCCAGAGCAGGACACCGCGCACAAGACGGCGGTTGACGTTGCCCCAGCTGCGCAGGGCAGCCTCCCTGTTGGCCGACGCGTCTCCGTCCCACCGGGCGAAGCTGCCTGGCATCTCCCGGCACCGCGCCGAGCAGTCGCTGGCCGGAGCCCTGATCGCGCAGTCCCTCATGGAAGCCTGCGGGGCCAAGAGCGTCGAGATCTGCCCCTGGTCCACCCGGGAAGGGCTGTTGCTCGAACACCTCGGCGTGGCTCCCACCCCGGTCGGCCGGCCCCGCCTCGCCGGCTGA
- a CDS encoding DUF3159 domain-containing protein encodes MTSLDKPTEDAQQDSRAVTEAALFEAFGGLRGMIETVLPGLLFVTIYTIKKDLHSSAIAALAVSVLLVVVRLVKKDTVKHAFSGVFGVAFGVVFAMMTGNAKDFYLPGMLYTLGLALAYIITTLCGVPLLGLILGPVFKENLSWRTRNPGRKKAYAKASWAWGLILLAKCAILFPLYLWADTASLGWVLVALKIPPFLLAVWLTWVFLAKAPAPIDVFAEMEAEERAAEERKAAASSSE; translated from the coding sequence GTGACCTCGCTCGACAAGCCGACCGAAGACGCCCAGCAGGATTCCAGGGCGGTGACCGAGGCCGCGCTCTTCGAGGCGTTCGGCGGTCTGCGGGGCATGATCGAGACGGTCCTGCCGGGGCTGCTCTTCGTCACGATCTACACGATCAAGAAGGACCTGCACTCGTCGGCCATCGCGGCCCTCGCAGTCTCGGTGCTGCTGGTCGTGGTGCGCCTCGTCAAGAAGGACACCGTCAAGCATGCCTTCAGCGGTGTCTTCGGTGTCGCCTTCGGCGTCGTCTTCGCCATGATGACGGGCAATGCCAAGGACTTCTATCTGCCCGGCATGCTCTACACGCTGGGGCTGGCGCTGGCGTACATCATCACGACGCTGTGCGGTGTTCCGCTGCTCGGGCTGATCCTCGGCCCGGTCTTCAAGGAGAACCTCTCCTGGCGTACGCGGAATCCGGGGCGCAAGAAGGCCTACGCGAAGGCCAGTTGGGCGTGGGGGCTGATCCTGCTCGCCAAGTGCGCGATTCTCTTCCCGCTGTACCTGTGGGCGGACACGGCGTCGCTCGGCTGGGTCCTGGTGGCGTTGAAGATCCCGCCGTTCCTGCTGGCCGTGTGGCTCACATGGGTGTTCCTGGCGAAGGCGCCGGCGCCGATCGACGTGTTCGCGGAGATGGAGGCGGAGGAGCGGGCGGCCGAGGAGCGGAAGGCTGCGGCTTCTTCTTCCGAGTAG